A genome region from Nitrospira sp. includes the following:
- the lepB gene encoding signal peptidase I: MSLDPNPRPDELSSTTGPATSPTPQEPAPGDAHVVTAAQPAHKSILREYAEAIIIAMLLAFAIRVFVVQAFKIPSGSMIPTLLVGDHILVSKLSYGLQWPADCKFQPGFPPVTCYSSRTLIPFGSIQRGDIIVFRFPEDEDKDFIKRVIGLPGDTIQVRNKVVHINGTPFDDQAFTQHTDPPVHDGRISPRDNFGPITVPEDAYFVMGDNRDHSLDSRFWGYVRTEKVRGKAFRIYWSWSGQGSWTEWVRWERLGKAIH, from the coding sequence ATGAGTCTCGACCCCAATCCACGCCCCGACGAGTTGTCCTCGACGACCGGACCAGCAACGTCTCCCACCCCGCAGGAACCAGCGCCAGGCGATGCGCACGTCGTCACAGCCGCCCAGCCGGCTCACAAGTCGATCCTGCGGGAATATGCGGAAGCGATCATCATCGCCATGTTGCTCGCCTTTGCCATCCGCGTTTTCGTGGTGCAAGCCTTTAAGATTCCCTCCGGCTCTATGATTCCAACGCTGCTGGTCGGCGATCATATCTTGGTCAGTAAGCTGTCGTACGGCCTACAATGGCCGGCCGACTGCAAATTCCAGCCTGGATTTCCGCCGGTCACCTGTTACTCCTCGCGGACACTTATTCCATTCGGATCGATCCAACGCGGCGATATCATCGTCTTCCGGTTTCCCGAAGATGAAGACAAGGACTTCATCAAGCGCGTGATTGGTCTCCCGGGCGATACCATTCAGGTGCGGAACAAAGTCGTGCACATCAACGGGACCCCGTTTGACGACCAGGCCTTCACGCAACACACTGATCCCCCCGTGCATGACGGGCGCATCAGTCCACGCGATAATTTCGGCCCGATCACGGTGCCGGAGGACGCGTATTTCGTGATGGGAGACAATCGGGACCACAGTCTCGATAGTCGTTTTTGGGGCTATGTCCGCACGGAAAAAGTGCGCGGCAAAGCATTTCGCATTTACTGGTCGTGGAGCGGCCAAGGATCATGGACGGAATGGGTACGATGGGAAAGGTTAGGAAAAGCCATCCATTAG
- the rfaE1 gene encoding D-glycero-beta-D-manno-heptose-7-phosphate kinase, giving the protein MGTMGKVRKSHPLGRAGQAGTSIGQTGEDAALDPAALSAYVQRFSQANVLVIGDLILDHYVWGRVSRISPEAPVPVVHVESESLKLGGAANVFNNILALGGQADICGVIGADESGRLLLKELGGRRQGRGGVVIDQSRPTTRKSRVVAHNQQIVRYDVERRTELSALLQRRILRYVESRLKELSCLVVSDYAKGVVTASLMTELTRLAGQRKIPIVVDPKVEHFSYYKGVTVITPNHLEATQAAGVQGDDDKAITKAGTVIRQRLACQTVLVTRGERGMSVYQAHGDHWHIPTRARQVYDVTGAGDTVVGTLALALSTGASMREAAVLANQAAGVVVGMIGTATVTAAQLTDALGQN; this is encoded by the coding sequence ATGGGTACGATGGGAAAGGTTAGGAAAAGCCATCCATTAGGGCGGGCCGGACAGGCCGGCACCTCAATTGGGCAAACGGGTGAAGACGCGGCGCTGGATCCGGCGGCACTGAGCGCCTACGTCCAACGGTTCTCCCAAGCCAACGTGCTGGTAATCGGGGATTTGATCCTCGACCACTACGTCTGGGGACGTGTGAGCCGGATTTCTCCGGAAGCTCCTGTTCCGGTCGTCCACGTTGAATCGGAATCCCTCAAACTCGGCGGCGCGGCGAACGTCTTCAACAACATTCTCGCGCTCGGCGGCCAGGCGGATATCTGCGGCGTGATCGGAGCCGACGAGAGTGGGCGGCTGCTCCTGAAAGAACTGGGTGGGCGCCGGCAGGGTCGTGGCGGCGTCGTCATCGATCAGAGTCGGCCCACGACCAGAAAATCCCGGGTCGTCGCCCACAATCAACAGATCGTCCGGTATGACGTCGAACGACGCACGGAACTCTCCGCGCTGCTGCAGCGCCGCATTCTCCGTTACGTGGAATCACGTCTGAAAGAACTCTCCTGCCTCGTCGTCTCCGACTATGCGAAGGGTGTGGTCACCGCGTCGCTGATGACGGAGTTGACTCGATTGGCCGGGCAGCGCAAAATTCCCATCGTGGTCGACCCCAAGGTGGAGCATTTCAGCTATTACAAAGGTGTCACCGTCATCACCCCCAACCATCTCGAAGCCACCCAGGCGGCGGGCGTGCAAGGGGATGACGATAAGGCCATCACGAAAGCCGGCACGGTCATCCGTCAGCGATTGGCATGCCAGACCGTCCTGGTGACCAGAGGTGAGCGCGGCATGAGTGTCTACCAGGCCCATGGCGACCATTGGCATATTCCCACACGCGCCCGACAGGTCTATGACGTCACCGGCGCCGGCGACACCGTTGTCGGGACGCTGGCGCTCGCCCTGTCAACCGGCGCAAGCATGCGGGAAGCCGCGGTGCTTGCCAACCAGGCCGCCGGCGTGGTCGTGGGCATGATCGGCACCGCCACGGTGACCGCCGCGCAACTCACGGATGCCCTGGGGCAGAACTGA
- the kdsB gene encoding 3-deoxy-manno-octulosonate cytidylyltransferase: protein MKRSVTVVIPARYGSSRFPGKPLVELLGKPMIQHVYEQAKACRVVDEVLVATDDERIKAAVERFGGQVLMMTEPYRTGTDRVAAVAHTRAGDCFVDLQGDEILLHPDLITDLVEPFLASDATMGTLKRRIESDQDLHNPGVVKVTTDRDGYALYFSRAPIPLVRDDPKRAAVPGLHFIHLGLYIYTRATLQRLTALPTGTLEEAEKLEQLRALENGIRIRVWETTHGSLRIDSPEDVPGALKQLRTREAELGITQP, encoded by the coding sequence GTGAAACGGTCGGTCACGGTCGTCATTCCAGCCCGGTATGGATCCTCACGGTTCCCGGGCAAACCGCTGGTGGAGTTGCTGGGCAAACCGATGATCCAACACGTCTACGAGCAGGCGAAGGCCTGTCGCGTAGTCGACGAAGTCCTCGTCGCGACGGACGACGAACGCATCAAAGCGGCCGTCGAACGCTTCGGAGGGCAGGTGCTCATGATGACGGAACCCTATCGCACCGGCACCGACCGCGTGGCTGCCGTCGCACACACCCGAGCCGGTGACTGTTTCGTGGACCTGCAGGGCGACGAGATCCTGCTCCATCCCGATCTCATCACCGATCTGGTCGAGCCGTTTCTCGCGAGCGACGCCACCATGGGCACATTAAAGCGGCGGATCGAATCCGACCAGGATCTCCACAACCCGGGAGTGGTCAAGGTGACCACGGACCGCGACGGCTATGCGCTGTATTTTTCACGTGCGCCGATCCCGCTAGTACGGGATGATCCCAAACGGGCCGCCGTGCCTGGATTACATTTCATCCACTTGGGCCTGTACATCTATACCCGAGCGACCTTGCAGCGGCTGACCGCCCTCCCGACAGGTACGTTGGAAGAGGCTGAAAAGCTCGAGCAGCTGCGCGCGTTAGAGAACGGAATACGCATCCGTGTGTGGGAAACCACCCATGGCTCATTACGCATCGATAGCCCCGAGGACGTGCCCGGCGCGCTGAAACAACTGCGCACCCGTGAGGCCGAACTCGGCATCACTCAACCATGA
- a CDS encoding CTP synthase encodes MSKLIFVTGGVVSSLGKGLASASIGNLLESRGLKITFLKLDPYINVDPGTMNPYQHGEVYVTEDGAETDLDLGHYERYTSLTLTRENNYTTGRIYHAVITKERRGDYLGGTVQVVPHVTDEIKQCIMRISQGTDVTIVEIGGTVGDIESLPFLEAIRQIPYDVGRDNVLYVHLTLVPYIGAAGELKTKPTQHSVNKLREIGIQPNILLCRTDRYLPPELKAKIAMFCNVEKDAVITAKDVETIYEVPIVFRKEGLDELIVRLLKLETGPPNLREWDAMVQKIKHPKHEVSIALVGKYAGLKECYKSLAESLVHGGIDHETRVNVNWIESEEVERQGTERILREADGILIPGGFGARGIEGKIVTIQYAREHQIPFLGLCLGMQCATIEFARNVAGLAGANSAEFDERAPHPVIHLMSDQQSVNDKGGTMRLGAYACKLGEGTLAQKMYGVSEIRERHRHRYEFNNAYRERLTAKGLILSGLSPDSRLVEIVELQNHPWFLATQFHPEYKSRPHHPHPLFSGFVGAALRRKCGH; translated from the coding sequence ATGAGCAAACTGATCTTTGTGACCGGTGGTGTCGTATCGTCGCTCGGAAAAGGGCTGGCGTCCGCGTCTATCGGCAATCTGCTGGAAAGCCGCGGGCTGAAGATCACATTCCTCAAGCTCGACCCTTACATCAACGTCGATCCAGGGACCATGAACCCGTACCAGCATGGAGAAGTCTATGTCACGGAAGACGGGGCGGAAACCGACCTCGACCTAGGCCACTATGAGAGGTACACCTCCCTGACCCTGACGCGTGAGAACAACTACACCACCGGCCGGATCTACCATGCCGTCATCACGAAGGAGCGACGGGGTGACTACCTGGGCGGCACGGTGCAAGTGGTGCCGCATGTCACGGATGAGATCAAGCAATGCATCATGCGCATTTCACAAGGCACGGACGTCACCATCGTCGAAATCGGTGGAACCGTGGGTGATATCGAGAGCCTGCCATTTCTGGAAGCCATCCGGCAGATTCCCTATGACGTCGGACGTGACAACGTCCTATACGTCCATCTCACCTTGGTGCCCTACATCGGAGCGGCCGGCGAATTAAAAACCAAACCGACGCAGCATTCCGTCAACAAGCTGCGTGAAATCGGTATTCAGCCGAATATTCTGTTGTGTCGGACAGACCGCTACCTGCCGCCGGAGCTCAAGGCCAAGATCGCCATGTTCTGCAACGTGGAAAAAGATGCGGTCATCACGGCCAAAGATGTCGAGACCATCTACGAAGTGCCGATCGTCTTTCGCAAGGAAGGCCTGGACGAGTTGATCGTCCGTCTGCTCAAGCTGGAAACCGGCCCGCCGAACCTCCGCGAGTGGGATGCAATGGTGCAGAAGATCAAACATCCTAAGCATGAGGTGTCGATCGCGCTGGTCGGGAAATATGCCGGCCTAAAGGAGTGCTACAAAAGTCTGGCCGAATCCCTGGTCCACGGCGGCATCGATCATGAAACCCGCGTGAACGTGAACTGGATCGAATCCGAAGAAGTGGAGCGGCAGGGGACCGAGCGTATTCTCCGCGAAGCCGACGGCATTTTGATTCCAGGCGGATTCGGAGCACGAGGGATCGAAGGAAAAATCGTGACGATCCAATATGCGAGAGAACATCAGATTCCGTTTCTCGGCCTCTGCCTGGGCATGCAATGCGCCACCATCGAATTTGCGCGCAACGTCGCCGGGCTCGCCGGAGCCAACAGCGCTGAGTTCGATGAACGGGCCCCCCATCCGGTGATTCACCTGATGTCCGATCAACAGTCGGTCAACGACAAGGGCGGCACCATGCGGCTCGGCGCCTATGCCTGCAAGCTGGGCGAGGGGACGCTGGCGCAGAAGATGTACGGAGTGAGTGAGATACGCGAACGGCATCGCCATCGATATGAATTCAACAATGCCTATCGCGAACGGTTGACGGCCAAAGGACTGATTTTGAGCGGCCTGTCTCCCGACAGCCGGTTGGTTGAAATCGTCGAGTTGCAGAACCACCCCTGGTTCCTGGCTACGCAGTTTCATCCGGAATACAAGTCACGGCCGCATCACCCGCATCCGTTATTCAGCGGGTTTGTAGGGGCGGCGTTACGGCGCAAGTGTGGCCACTAA
- the kdsA gene encoding 3-deoxy-8-phosphooctulonate synthase produces the protein MAYEVDLGQFKIGAGNRPFLIAGPCVIENEQLVVDTAGRIAEITKSIGMPYVFKSSFDKANRTSITSFRGPGLEKGLAVLAKVKQQIGVPVLTDVHTEEQATEAGRVVDILQIPAFLCRQTDLLMAAAKTGKVVNIKKGQFLSPPEMNNAVKKVEDSGNRRIVLTERGSSFGYNNLVVDMRSFPIMRRFGYPVVFDATHSVQLPGGGGTKSSGQREFVEPLACAAAGAGCDGFFMEVHPDPDSALSDGPNMVPLHALQSLLERVLRIWDAAAI, from the coding sequence ATGGCGTACGAAGTTGATCTCGGACAATTTAAGATTGGGGCGGGGAATCGGCCGTTTTTGATCGCGGGGCCCTGCGTGATTGAAAACGAACAACTCGTCGTGGATACAGCGGGACGTATTGCCGAGATTACGAAATCGATTGGGATGCCCTACGTCTTCAAGTCGTCTTTCGACAAGGCCAATCGTACCTCCATTACGTCTTTTCGCGGGCCGGGGTTGGAGAAGGGCCTCGCCGTGCTCGCCAAGGTTAAGCAACAGATCGGTGTGCCGGTGTTGACCGATGTGCACACGGAGGAGCAGGCCACAGAAGCCGGTCGTGTGGTGGATATCCTGCAAATTCCGGCTTTTCTCTGTCGCCAAACCGACCTCTTGATGGCTGCCGCCAAGACCGGCAAAGTCGTCAATATCAAGAAGGGACAATTTCTCTCGCCGCCGGAAATGAACAACGCGGTGAAGAAAGTGGAAGACAGCGGGAACCGGCGCATCGTGTTGACCGAACGAGGTTCCTCCTTCGGCTACAACAATCTGGTGGTCGACATGCGGTCGTTTCCTATCATGCGGCGTTTCGGTTATCCGGTGGTGTTCGACGCAACCCACAGCGTGCAACTGCCCGGTGGGGGCGGCACGAAATCCAGCGGGCAGCGCGAATTTGTCGAACCATTGGCCTGTGCAGCAGCAGGAGCCGGCTGTGACGGGTTCTTCATGGAAGTACACCCCGACCCGGATTCCGCGTTGTCTGACGGACCGAATATGGTCCCGCTTCATGCGCTCCAATCACTTCTCGAACGGGTACTACGTATATGGGACGCAGCCGCAATATAA
- a CDS encoding KpsF/GutQ family sugar-phosphate isomerase gives MEIEARAVQDLTARLDERFAAAVNFLYECQGKVVISGMGKSGLIGQKIAATLASTGTPSFFLHPAEGVHGDLGMLARRDVLIAISNSGETQEVLQLLPFVKRMNIPVVGMTGKMASTLAKNSDVTLDVSVSEEACPLGLAPTASTTATLAMGDALAVALLQKRGFKQDDFAQFHPGGTLGRRLLVKVRDLMQHGDHLPCVRDNVSGADTILEMTSKKLGMTTVVNAKGTLYGIVTDGDLRRFIQAGGNFSTVTAGDLASRRPKTVGPDELATTAVALMERFSITALVVLEGQNRLAGVIHLHDLLKHGIV, from the coding sequence TTGGAAATCGAAGCCCGCGCCGTGCAAGACCTGACCGCCCGGCTCGATGAACGCTTCGCTGCGGCGGTCAACTTTCTCTATGAATGCCAGGGGAAGGTCGTCATTTCCGGTATGGGCAAGTCCGGGTTGATCGGCCAGAAGATTGCGGCGACATTAGCCAGCACCGGCACTCCGTCCTTCTTCCTGCATCCCGCTGAAGGTGTTCATGGCGATCTCGGCATGCTGGCTCGACGGGATGTGTTGATCGCTATTTCCAATAGCGGCGAGACACAAGAAGTCCTCCAATTGTTGCCCTTCGTGAAGCGCATGAATATTCCCGTCGTGGGGATGACGGGCAAAATGGCCTCGACCCTCGCGAAAAACAGCGATGTCACACTGGATGTATCGGTGAGTGAAGAAGCCTGCCCGTTGGGATTGGCCCCGACGGCCAGCACCACCGCGACCCTCGCCATGGGCGATGCGCTTGCAGTCGCGCTACTTCAAAAACGCGGTTTCAAGCAGGACGATTTCGCACAGTTCCACCCTGGCGGTACCTTAGGGCGGCGGCTCCTGGTCAAAGTGCGTGACCTCATGCAGCATGGCGATCACCTGCCCTGCGTGCGCGACAATGTGTCCGGCGCGGATACGATCCTGGAGATGACATCGAAAAAGCTCGGCATGACGACCGTGGTCAACGCCAAGGGGACGCTGTACGGAATCGTGACCGACGGGGACTTGCGACGCTTCATTCAAGCAGGCGGGAATTTCAGCACAGTGACCGCCGGGGATCTCGCCAGCCGCCGACCGAAAACCGTTGGACCAGACGAACTGGCCACGACGGCCGTTGCGCTGATGGAACGGTTTTCCATCACGGCGCTGGTGGTCCTGGAGGGGCAGAACCGCCTGGCAGGGGTCATTCACTTGCATGACCTGCTCAAACACGGCATTGTATAG
- the pgsA gene encoding CDP-diacylglycerol--glycerol-3-phosphate 3-phosphatidyltransferase: MAENWKQAGLVLMRSAGQESNINLPNVLTLVRILLIPVFVMLLIDPTPDRALSAAIVFVVAAVTDLLDGYVARKTGQITKLGRLLDPIADKLLVLSALILLVQVDRVSALVAILIIAREVAVTGLRAIAASEGLIMSAEATGKYKMALQVIAIVLLLLEGTVVEAIGNLHLAGIVTLYLSLILGYVSGAQYVWSFWRQVGAKGL; encoded by the coding sequence ATGGCAGAAAACTGGAAACAAGCCGGGTTGGTACTGATGCGGTCGGCAGGGCAGGAAAGCAACATCAATCTGCCCAACGTACTGACGCTCGTCCGGATTCTCTTGATCCCGGTCTTCGTCATGCTGCTCATCGACCCGACGCCGGATCGAGCCTTGTCCGCGGCCATTGTATTCGTCGTCGCAGCCGTAACGGATCTGCTGGATGGATATGTTGCGCGCAAGACCGGCCAGATCACAAAACTCGGACGGTTGCTGGACCCGATTGCCGACAAGCTGCTGGTGTTGTCGGCTTTGATTCTGCTGGTGCAAGTGGATCGCGTGAGCGCGCTGGTGGCTATTCTGATCATCGCGCGTGAAGTCGCCGTCACCGGCCTGCGGGCGATCGCGGCATCCGAAGGCTTGATTATGTCCGCCGAAGCCACCGGCAAATACAAAATGGCGTTACAGGTGATCGCCATCGTGCTTTTACTGCTTGAAGGCACCGTGGTGGAAGCGATCGGCAATCTGCATCTGGCCGGTATTGTCACTTTGTATCTGTCACTCATCCTGGGCTATGTGTCAGGCGCACAATATGTCTGGAGCTTCTGGCGTCAAGTCGGAGCGAAAGGTCTGTAA
- the plsY gene encoding glycerol-3-phosphate 1-O-acyltransferase PlsY: protein MDSPWLIGFLILSSYLLGSIPFGVVVSRLLGAVDPRTAGSGNVGFTNVLRVSGKKAGILTLLGDIGKGWLAGWVGTMLLHQESAVLWVALASIIGHLHSVFLRFKGGKGVATALGAALGVAPWIGLTLMGLWVGAVFLWKYSSGGALFAFAMFPFLALLFHRSWTFIGFACVVSLLIWVRHKDNLVRLWSGTESRIGRTS from the coding sequence ATGGACAGTCCCTGGCTCATCGGGTTCCTCATCCTTTCCAGCTATCTCCTTGGGTCGATTCCTTTTGGGGTTGTCGTGTCACGCCTTCTGGGTGCGGTCGATCCACGAACCGCCGGCAGCGGGAATGTAGGATTCACCAATGTCTTGCGTGTGAGCGGGAAAAAAGCCGGTATCCTCACCTTACTCGGCGACATTGGAAAGGGCTGGCTGGCCGGGTGGGTTGGCACCATGCTGCTGCATCAGGAATCGGCCGTACTCTGGGTCGCGTTGGCCTCCATCATCGGGCATCTACATTCGGTGTTTCTGAGGTTTAAGGGTGGAAAGGGTGTGGCCACCGCATTAGGCGCAGCCCTGGGAGTCGCTCCGTGGATCGGACTGACCCTGATGGGCCTGTGGGTCGGCGCCGTGTTTCTGTGGAAATATTCGTCGGGTGGCGCGCTTTTCGCCTTCGCCATGTTTCCATTCCTAGCGCTGTTGTTTCATCGATCTTGGACGTTTATCGGATTTGCCTGTGTCGTCAGCCTCTTGATTTGGGTGAGGCACAAGGACAATCTGGTTCGATTGTGGAGCGGGACGGAATCTCGAATCGGACGCACGAGTTGA
- a CDS encoding TrkA C-terminal domain-containing protein — protein sequence MLSFELLARIRKELSLTGSALYETIVAIAERVNRKVHVLRLHGQATTILNQIHAIHRQIGRRIAGLGVTPTGASLSPSVSSPTLPPLEDAIRIASDRIKEQQAALQQIERHIRDLKVELAHEDLLTMQRELGLRDASIERVVVARGAPVIGHPIGEFDLPTTTRIVAVFRGPFLLPLSDSMTLRPDDIVILVGLRHDLAHWLPHFQQPAASKSA from the coding sequence ATGTTATCTTTTGAGCTGTTGGCTCGCATCCGCAAAGAACTCTCCCTCACCGGCAGCGCGCTTTACGAAACGATTGTCGCCATCGCAGAACGCGTCAACCGCAAGGTCCATGTCCTGCGCCTCCATGGTCAAGCGACGACGATTCTGAACCAGATCCACGCCATCCATCGGCAGATCGGACGCCGCATCGCAGGTCTCGGCGTCACGCCGACCGGAGCCAGCCTTTCACCCTCGGTATCTTCCCCCACGCTTCCTCCGCTGGAAGATGCCATCCGCATAGCCTCCGACCGCATCAAGGAGCAACAAGCGGCCTTGCAACAGATCGAGCGGCACATTCGCGACCTCAAGGTCGAACTGGCTCACGAGGACTTGCTCACCATGCAGCGAGAACTGGGTTTGCGTGACGCCTCGATCGAGCGCGTGGTCGTCGCTCGCGGCGCACCGGTCATCGGCCATCCGATCGGTGAGTTCGACCTGCCGACGACGACCCGCATCGTGGCCGTATTTCGCGGCCCCTTTCTCCTTCCGCTGTCCGATTCCATGACGCTCCGGCCCGACGACATCGTGATTCTTGTCGGCCTTCGCCATGACCTGGCCCACTGGCTGCCCCATTTCCAGCAACCGGCTGCATCCAAGTCAGCCTAA
- a CDS encoding Do family serine endopeptidase — MKTQTSFATALVLSLSGWLAGTPEITLAAADIAPPPRKISPALRMLEELQTVITDLAEEAKPSVVSIFPIQNASKLRDGSGERVPNSTGSGSGVIVDPQGHIITNNHVVGEATEVEVRLSDQTKLFAQVIGKDPDTDLAVLKVTTDHPLPAARFGDSTGVKVGQWVLAVGNPFGLDRTVTLGVVSGIGRENINLSRYENFIQTDASINPGNSGGPLFNLRGDVIGINTAIINFAQGIGFAIPSNMAKQVMNQLISKGKVVRAWLGVGLQPLTPDLANKFGVDENEGVLVNEVFERDPAALAGIKPGDVITKVDGALVDTPNKLSRLVAALDPGSTARVEVVRDSKRLTLNVALSERRDTVVTASLPQSKTDLKLGIDVQDLTAGLAEKFRLNESRGVLISKVEASSLAQAEGLREGDLIKEVNRVDTGTVGEFTVAVSKVKRGDTILLRVLREGRAFYVVLKPADR, encoded by the coding sequence ATGAAGACACAGACGTCTTTCGCGACAGCACTCGTGCTCAGTCTCTCTGGCTGGCTGGCAGGCACCCCAGAGATCACCCTGGCCGCTGCTGACATCGCGCCACCCCCTCGAAAAATATCCCCCGCGTTACGCATGCTGGAGGAACTCCAAACCGTCATCACCGATTTAGCCGAGGAGGCCAAACCCTCGGTCGTCAGCATCTTCCCCATTCAAAACGCAAGCAAGTTACGCGACGGATCAGGAGAACGGGTCCCGAACTCGACAGGGTCCGGCTCCGGGGTCATCGTCGATCCTCAGGGGCACATCATTACGAACAACCATGTCGTTGGCGAGGCCACGGAAGTTGAGGTTCGCCTCTCCGATCAAACCAAACTTTTTGCACAAGTCATCGGCAAAGATCCGGATACCGATCTGGCGGTGCTGAAAGTCACCACCGACCACCCCCTCCCCGCGGCCCGATTCGGCGACTCCACCGGAGTGAAGGTCGGACAATGGGTGCTGGCCGTCGGCAATCCCTTCGGTTTGGATCGCACGGTCACCCTCGGAGTGGTCAGCGGCATCGGACGGGAAAACATCAATCTCTCACGGTACGAAAACTTCATCCAGACCGACGCCTCCATCAATCCTGGGAACTCCGGCGGACCGCTTTTTAATTTACGGGGGGATGTCATCGGCATCAATACGGCCATCATCAATTTTGCCCAGGGGATCGGATTTGCGATTCCTTCCAACATGGCCAAACAGGTCATGAACCAGCTCATTTCGAAGGGAAAGGTCGTACGGGCCTGGCTGGGCGTCGGCCTGCAACCGCTGACACCTGACCTGGCCAACAAATTCGGCGTGGATGAAAACGAAGGTGTCCTGGTGAACGAAGTGTTCGAACGGGACCCGGCAGCCTTAGCCGGTATCAAGCCCGGCGACGTCATTACCAAAGTCGATGGCGCCCTCGTCGACACCCCGAACAAACTCTCACGCCTGGTCGCCGCGTTAGACCCTGGATCCACCGCGCGTGTCGAAGTCGTGCGGGACAGCAAACGCCTGACTCTGAACGTGGCCTTGAGTGAACGCCGGGATACGGTGGTCACTGCCTCGCTTCCTCAGAGCAAAACCGACCTGAAGCTGGGTATCGATGTGCAGGACCTGACCGCGGGCCTGGCCGAAAAATTCCGCCTGAATGAAAGTCGAGGCGTGTTGATCTCGAAGGTCGAGGCGAGCAGTCTGGCCCAAGCCGAAGGACTACGGGAAGGCGATTTGATCAAGGAAGTGAACCGCGTCGACACGGGTACCGTCGGAGAATTCACGGTGGCCGTCTCCAAGGTCAAACGTGGCGACACGATTCTCCTGCGCGTCCTGCGCGAAGGGCGGGCGTTCTACGTCGTACTGAAGCCAGCCGATCGGTAA